The proteins below come from a single Iocasia fonsfrigidae genomic window:
- a CDS encoding TIGR04086 family membrane protein encodes MFEKMNENKSINNIIIFKVVLLGIIVLLFLSIIMAIFSRFFFSLQTNTLNTILIITNFLIIILIGFFAARKVENNGWLHGGLSGLIYMLIMILIGIISIPVSIWHILLLSFIGLLVGSIGGIIGINF; translated from the coding sequence ATGTTTGAAAAGATGAATGAGAATAAAAGTATAAATAATATTATCATTTTTAAGGTTGTCTTACTGGGGATTATTGTCCTGTTGTTTTTAAGTATAATAATGGCTATTTTCTCAAGGTTCTTTTTTAGTTTGCAGACAAACACCTTAAATACAATATTAATAATAACTAACTTTCTAATAATTATTTTAATAGGTTTTTTTGCAGCTAGGAAAGTAGAAAACAATGGTTGGTTACATGGGGGACTATCAGGTTTAATATATATGCTGATCATGATACTTATTGGGATAATAAGTATACCTGTTTCAATCTGGCATATATTATTATTGTCATTTATTGGCCTTTTAGTAGGGAGCATAGGTGGTATTATAGGTATTAATTTCTAA